In the Centroberyx gerrardi isolate f3 chromosome 9, fCenGer3.hap1.cur.20231027, whole genome shotgun sequence genome, one interval contains:
- the dmap1 gene encoding DNA methyltransferase 1-associated protein 1, producing the protein MATGADVRDILELAGADNDAPISKKDLLNSDKKKTKKTTETLTFKRPEGMHREVYALLYSDKKDAPPLLPSDTTQGYRTVKAKLGCKRVRPWKWMPFTNPARRDGAIFHHWRRMAEEGKDYPFARFNKAVQVPVYSEQEYQMYLHDDGWTKAETDHLFDLCKRFDLRFIVVHDRYDHQQYRKRSVEDLKERYYSICGKLTKVRAPSGTEPKIYIFDAGHERRRKEQLEKLFNRTPEQVAEEEYLIQELRKIETRKKEREKKAQDLQKLIKAADTTTELRRAEKRVSKKKLPQKRETEKPALPETAGIKFPDFKSAGVTLRSQRMKLPSSVGQKKIKAIEQILTEQGVDLNPMPTEEIVQMFNELRSDLVLVYELKQAHSNCEYEQQMLRHRYEALLKAGGGGGGGGTAGAGAAATPQVGEPNASNSTAASTPAGEAQVWPSADDIKVEAKEQIIDVVGAPLTPNSRKRRESASSSSSVKKVKKP; encoded by the exons ATGGCTACCGGGGCCGATGTGAGGGATATTCTGGAGTTGGCTGGAGCGGACAATGACGCTCCCATCAGCAAGAAAGATTTACTCAACTCGGATAAG AAAAAAACCAAGAAGACGACTGAAACGTTGACCTTCAAGAGACCAGAGGGGATGCATCGGGAGGTCTATGCTCTGCTCTATTCAGATAAGAA AGATGCTCCCCCTCTGCTGCCCAGTGACACTACCCAGGGCTACAGGACAGTCAAGGCCAAGCTGGGCTGCAAGAGGGTGCGTCCCTGGAAGTGGATGCCCTTCACCAACCCGGCTCGCAGGGATGGGGCCATATTCCACCACTGGAGGCGTATGGCAGAGGAGGGCAAGGACTACCCTTTTGCCCGCTTCAACAAG GCAGTGCAGGTACCAGTGTACTCGGAGCAGGAATATCAGATGTATCTCCATGACGACGGCTGGACGAAAGCAGAGACGGACCACCTGTTTGACCTGTGCAAGCGTTTTGACCTGCGCTTCATCGTCGTCCACGACCGTTATGACCACCAGCAATACAGA AAACGTTCTGTGGAGGACCTAAAAGAACGTTACTATAGCATTTGCGGTAAGCTGACCAAGGTTCGCGCACCATCGGGGACAGAGCCTAAGATCTACATATTTGATGCCGGACACGAAAGGCGCAGGAAAGAGCAGCTGGAGAAACTCTTCAATCGCACGCCTGAACAG GTGGCAGAAGAGGAGTATCTTATCCAGGAGCTGAGGAAGATTGAGACAAGGAAGAAGGAGCGTGAGAAGAAGGCCCAGGATCTGCAGAAACTCATCAAGGCGGCTGACACTACTACAGAGTTGAGACGAGCCGAAAAGAGGGTTTCCAAGAAGAAGCTCccacaaaaaagagaaacagaaaaaccg GCACTTCCAGAGACAGCAGgcatcaaattccctgactttaaATCAGCAGGAGTCACGCTGCGCAGCCAGAGG atgaaGCTGCCAAGCTCGGTAGGCCAGAAGAAGATCAAGGCCATTGAGCAGATCCTGACAGAGCAAGGAGTGG ATCTCAACCCCATGCCTACAGAGGAGATTGTACAGATGTTCAACGAGCTGCGCAGTGACCTGGTGCTGGTGTACGAGCTGAAGCAGGCCCACAGCAACTGTGAGTACGAACAGCAGATGCTGCGTCACCGCTACGAGGCCCTGCTGAAGGCAGGTGGCGGAGGTGGCGGTGGCGGGACTGCAGGAGCCGGGGCAGCCGCCACACCCCAGGTTGGGGAACCCAATGCCAGCAACAGCACTGCGGCGTCCACCCCAGCAGGCGAAGCCCAGGTCTGGCCCAGCGCAGACGACATCAAGGTGGAGGCCAAGGAGCAGATCATCGACGTGGTAGGAGCGCCGCTTACCCCCAACTCG CGCAAACGGAGAGAATCGGCATCCAGCTCCTCATCAGTGAAGAAGGTGAAGAAGCCTTGA